A segment of the Coffea arabica cultivar ET-39 chromosome 8c, Coffea Arabica ET-39 HiFi, whole genome shotgun sequence genome:
AATCCAAAATCACCCACATGGGCAACAAGATCATTGTCAAGAAGAATGTTACTTGGTTTTAGATCACAGTGAACAATCTCTGCTTCGCAGTGGTCGTGAAGATATTGCAATGCTGAAGCCACATCAATTGCAATATTTAGCTTCTGAAGAAGATTAAGACTTCTTAAGCTTGTTGCTTGATCAGCTGTCTCTGCAGGATGCAACCACAAGTCCAGATTCCCATTTTCCAAAAACCCATAGACTAGAGCTTTGAATTCATCACCTTTGGAATCAATACTGGAGCAATAACTCACGATAGACACGAGGTTTCTATGGCGAATGTTTCTCAATGTTTTGCTCTCGGCCTTAAAACTTTTGGAAGCCCCATTCTTTTGAAGATCAAGAACTTTGACTGCTACAAGCTTATTGCCATGTTTTTCTAGTGTGCCTTTGTAGACAGCTCCAAAGTGTCCTGAACCAATTAAGTTTTCTGGAGAAAATCCCGAAGTTGCACGATGAAGTTCATGGTAAGAAATTCGCAAGAGCTTATTCACTCTTGTAGGCATGCTAGAGAATCCGGCCACCagtcttctttctctttttcgaTATACCAGGAGATATAACAACACTGTACCAAGAACCATAAGCGTTGCCGATAAAACAATGGACAGCAATATGATAACCTTCAGCTTTCCTCAGTTTTTCCCCTTAATCACTGAGCAAGGTGGGAACTCCAATTCCGGAATGCCTCCACAGAGTTTGTTGTTGCCAATCAATGACATTTGACTTGCATTGCTGAAAATCCCTGTGTTTGGTACCTCTCCCTCGATGTCGTTGTAGGAAAGGTTCAAGTACCTCAAATATTGAAGCTTCTCAAGTTCCTTTGGTATTGATCCAGTcaagttattacttgaaaggtCTATTTGCTGGATGCTCTTCAAAGAAGCCAAATTTGGTGGAATTGTTCCTTGGAAAAAATTGGCCTGCATGGAAAGATTCGCCAGAATTGAACAATCAGCAAGTGATATGGGTATATCTCCAGCAAATTGGTTGTGGGAAACATTGAAATCCACCAAATGTATAAGCTTTCCAACTTCAGGAGGCAGAGAACCACTAAATGAATTTTCACCTATTTTGATGTACATCAGTGATGAGTGCGTCTGCAAAAATTGTGGTGATATAATTCCAGTGAAGTTGTTATGAGATATATCCAGATATTGCAAATTTTGACATCTCATAAGAACATTGTCAAATATATTGCCCCCTTCAAACTTGTTAAATGATAAGTTCAGATGGTATAGACCTGTGGCATTGCATAGGGTGGAGACTATCTGTCCTGACAACTCATTTTGGTCCAGACGCAATCTTTGCAAATCTTGTAATTTGCCAAAATCTCTTGGAATGACCCCTGTAAGATGGTTTTCTTCAAGGGTAAGGAGATATAGGTTGACAAAATTTCCAAATCCTTCTGGAATAGTTCCTGACAGTTGATTTGTTCCCAGGTACAatttagtgagttgatttgatAGATTGCCCATGACTTTTGGTATATTACCTCCAAAATTATT
Coding sequences within it:
- the LOC113705351 gene encoding receptor kinase-like protein Xa21, with translation MVLGTVLLYLLVYRKRERRLVAGFSSMPTRVNKLLRISYHELHRATSGFSPENLIGSGHFGAVYKGTLEKHGNKLVAVKVLDLQKNGASKSFKAESKTLRNIRHRNLVSIVSYCSSIDSKGDEFKALVYGFLENGNLDLWLHPAETADQATSLRSLNLLQKLNIAIDVASALQYLHDHCEAEIVHCDLKPSNILLDNDLVAHVGDFGLARLLPKPNDRSSEQGTSSSIAVKGSIGYAAPEYGLGHAASTPGDVYSYGILLLEMITKRRPTDDMFMDELDIHNYVNRALHEQVSEIVDPLLLSEGRDENSRITHGEETINGGREIDCIISLLKIGLMCSAKLPNDRMHMNEVVRKLHLIKDVLLGVRVHQENLQV